In the Gossypium arboreum isolate Shixiya-1 chromosome 10, ASM2569848v2, whole genome shotgun sequence genome, one interval contains:
- the LOC108489359 gene encoding transcription factor bHLH153-like isoform X3, whose protein sequence is MQTLCSCSENGIEVRTMMENKRSPCSVDHSSFTPLASKRQKSDLSISTKDRKDKVGERIVTLQQLVSPYGKTDTASVLLQAMEYIQFLHEQVKVLSAPYLQTSPTNNMQASIKPAQEQEHYSLRSQGLCLVPLSYTMGVVHSNGADIWAPIKTASPKFDKPFTQFN, encoded by the exons ATGCAAACTTTATGCTCTTG CAGTGAAAACGGGATAGAGGTCAGAACGATGATGGAAAACAAAAGGAGCCCTTGCTCTGTTGATCATAGCAGTTTCACTCCTTTGGCGTCGAAGCGACAGAAGTCCGACTTATCAATCTCGACAAAG GATAGGAAAGATAAGGTCGGTGAACGCATTGTCACTCTGCAGCAGCTAGTTTCGCCATACGGAAAG ACAGATACAGCTTCTGTCCTCCTGCAGGCAATGGAGTACATACAGTTTCTTCATGAACAAGTTAAG GTTTTGAGTGCTCCGTATCTTCAAACCTCACCGACAAATAATATGCAGGCGAGCATTAAACCGGCCCAG GAGCAAGAGCATTATAGCCTTAGAAGCCAAGGTTTATGTCTTGTTCCACTCTCGTATACCATGGGAGTTGTTCATAGCAATGGTGCTGATATTTGGGCTCCCATCAAGACCGCTTCACCAAAATTTGACAAGCCTTTCACACAATTCAATTGA
- the LOC108489359 gene encoding transcription factor bHLH153-like isoform X5 codes for MMENKRSPCSVDHSSFTPLASKRQKSDLSISTKDRKDKVGERIVTLQQLVSPYGKTDTASVLLQAMEYIQFLHEQVKVLSAPYLQTSPTNNMQASIKPAQEQEHYSLRSQGLCLVPLSYTMGVVHSNGADIWAPIKTASPKFDKPFTQFN; via the exons ATGATGGAAAACAAAAGGAGCCCTTGCTCTGTTGATCATAGCAGTTTCACTCCTTTGGCGTCGAAGCGACAGAAGTCCGACTTATCAATCTCGACAAAG GATAGGAAAGATAAGGTCGGTGAACGCATTGTCACTCTGCAGCAGCTAGTTTCGCCATACGGAAAG ACAGATACAGCTTCTGTCCTCCTGCAGGCAATGGAGTACATACAGTTTCTTCATGAACAAGTTAAG GTTTTGAGTGCTCCGTATCTTCAAACCTCACCGACAAATAATATGCAGGCGAGCATTAAACCGGCCCAG GAGCAAGAGCATTATAGCCTTAGAAGCCAAGGTTTATGTCTTGTTCCACTCTCGTATACCATGGGAGTTGTTCATAGCAATGGTGCTGATATTTGGGCTCCCATCAAGACCGCTTCACCAAAATTTGACAAGCCTTTCACACAATTCAATTGA
- the LOC108489359 gene encoding transcription factor bHLH153-like isoform X2: MLFPPFDYRVWNQMMSLVRFENGIEVRTMMENKRSPCSVDHSSFTPLASKRQKSDLSISTKDRKDKVGERIVTLQQLVSPYGKTDTASVLLQAMEYIQFLHEQVLSAPYLQTSPTNNMQASIKPAQEQEHYSLRSQGLCLVPLSYTMGVVHSNGADIWAPIKTASPKFDKPFTQFN, from the exons ATGCTTTTTCCACCGTTTGATTATCGTGTATGGAATCAAATGATGTCACTGGTTCGTTT TGAAAACGGGATAGAGGTCAGAACGATGATGGAAAACAAAAGGAGCCCTTGCTCTGTTGATCATAGCAGTTTCACTCCTTTGGCGTCGAAGCGACAGAAGTCCGACTTATCAATCTCGACAAAG GATAGGAAAGATAAGGTCGGTGAACGCATTGTCACTCTGCAGCAGCTAGTTTCGCCATACGGAAAG ACAGATACAGCTTCTGTCCTCCTGCAGGCAATGGAGTACATACAGTTTCTTCATGAACAA GTTTTGAGTGCTCCGTATCTTCAAACCTCACCGACAAATAATATGCAGGCGAGCATTAAACCGGCCCAG GAGCAAGAGCATTATAGCCTTAGAAGCCAAGGTTTATGTCTTGTTCCACTCTCGTATACCATGGGAGTTGTTCATAGCAATGGTGCTGATATTTGGGCTCCCATCAAGACCGCTTCACCAAAATTTGACAAGCCTTTCACACAATTCAATTGA
- the LOC108489359 gene encoding transcription factor bHLH153-like isoform X1 — protein sequence MLFPPFDYRVWNQMMSLVRFENGIEVRTMMENKRSPCSVDHSSFTPLASKRQKSDLSISTKDRKDKVGERIVTLQQLVSPYGKTDTASVLLQAMEYIQFLHEQVKVLSAPYLQTSPTNNMQASIKPAQEQEHYSLRSQGLCLVPLSYTMGVVHSNGADIWAPIKTASPKFDKPFTQFN from the exons ATGCTTTTTCCACCGTTTGATTATCGTGTATGGAATCAAATGATGTCACTGGTTCGTTT TGAAAACGGGATAGAGGTCAGAACGATGATGGAAAACAAAAGGAGCCCTTGCTCTGTTGATCATAGCAGTTTCACTCCTTTGGCGTCGAAGCGACAGAAGTCCGACTTATCAATCTCGACAAAG GATAGGAAAGATAAGGTCGGTGAACGCATTGTCACTCTGCAGCAGCTAGTTTCGCCATACGGAAAG ACAGATACAGCTTCTGTCCTCCTGCAGGCAATGGAGTACATACAGTTTCTTCATGAACAAGTTAAG GTTTTGAGTGCTCCGTATCTTCAAACCTCACCGACAAATAATATGCAGGCGAGCATTAAACCGGCCCAG GAGCAAGAGCATTATAGCCTTAGAAGCCAAGGTTTATGTCTTGTTCCACTCTCGTATACCATGGGAGTTGTTCATAGCAATGGTGCTGATATTTGGGCTCCCATCAAGACCGCTTCACCAAAATTTGACAAGCCTTTCACACAATTCAATTGA
- the LOC108489359 gene encoding transcription factor bHLH153-like isoform X4 encodes MQTLCSCENGIEVRTMMENKRSPCSVDHSSFTPLASKRQKSDLSISTKDRKDKVGERIVTLQQLVSPYGKTDTASVLLQAMEYIQFLHEQVKVLSAPYLQTSPTNNMQASIKPAQEQEHYSLRSQGLCLVPLSYTMGVVHSNGADIWAPIKTASPKFDKPFTQFN; translated from the exons ATGCAAACTTTATGCTCTTG TGAAAACGGGATAGAGGTCAGAACGATGATGGAAAACAAAAGGAGCCCTTGCTCTGTTGATCATAGCAGTTTCACTCCTTTGGCGTCGAAGCGACAGAAGTCCGACTTATCAATCTCGACAAAG GATAGGAAAGATAAGGTCGGTGAACGCATTGTCACTCTGCAGCAGCTAGTTTCGCCATACGGAAAG ACAGATACAGCTTCTGTCCTCCTGCAGGCAATGGAGTACATACAGTTTCTTCATGAACAAGTTAAG GTTTTGAGTGCTCCGTATCTTCAAACCTCACCGACAAATAATATGCAGGCGAGCATTAAACCGGCCCAG GAGCAAGAGCATTATAGCCTTAGAAGCCAAGGTTTATGTCTTGTTCCACTCTCGTATACCATGGGAGTTGTTCATAGCAATGGTGCTGATATTTGGGCTCCCATCAAGACCGCTTCACCAAAATTTGACAAGCCTTTCACACAATTCAATTGA